In Leptospira congkakensis, the DNA window TTCGAGTAGGCTATTCGACGCCAATCGGTTACCCCCATGAACTCCTGTACAAGTGGTTTCTCCACAAGCATACAAATCAGCAATATTGGTTCTTCCGAGAAGATCCGTCGCCACACCACCACACATATAGTGAGCCGCAGGCACAACGGGAATGGGATCTGTTGTGATATCTATCCCTAGTTTTTTACAACGTTCATAAATTGATGGGAAGTGGTTGATGATATCGTTTGCAGGTCTATGAGTGATATCGAGAAGGACATGAGGTTCTCCTCTTTTTTTCATCGTATCATCGATGGCACGAGCCACAATGTCACGTGGTGCCAATTCACCCATATCGTGGTAGTCTTTCATAAAAGGTCTACCACCTATCTCTCGTAAGATGCCACCATGACCCCGAACAGCTTCGGATATTAAAAAACTATTTCCTTGTTCGTGAAAAAGGGAAGTTGGATGGAATTGATAGAATTCCATATTTTTTACAATAGCACCTGCACGGTAAGCGCTGGCAACACCGTCGCCAGTTGCAATATTGGGATTGGTAGTATGCAGATAAACTTGGCCCGCCCCACCGGTTGCCAAAATTGTTTTTTTCGCCAAAACAGGGAAAACCTCTCCTGTTTCTGTATCCACAATATAGGCTCCATAACACCTTAAAGGAAGATTGTCTTTGTCCTTTAAATGGTGTTTGGTGATTAGATCCACACAGGCATGGTTCTCTAAAATTTGAATGTTTTTGTTTGCATGAACATGGTCAAGTAGCGACTGTTCTACTGCACTACCGGTTCTATCCAAAGAGTGGATGATTCGATTTTTGCTATGTCCACCTTCACGGGCAAGGTCCAGTTCTCCCGTTTGGTTTCTGGTAAAAGGAACTCCTAAATCAAGAAGTTCCCTCACCCGAGTGGGCCCTTCTTCGACAAGGACTCGCACAGCTTCTAAATCGCAAAGCCCCGCACCGGATTCCAAGGTGTCTTTGATATGTTCTTCAAACTTATCCTTGTCATCAAAAACAGAAGCAATCCCACCTTGTGCATAATTGGTATTGGATTCGTAGTCTGCTTTTTTGGTAACAACCACTACGGATCCAAGCGGAGCCAATTTAAGCGCAGTAAAAAGGCCACTCACTCCGCTTCCAATAATCAAAAAATCCGATTTAATTCGTGTCACTTGTTTTCCAATGATTGTATTCAATCAAAATCCTTCTTAGAAGAAGGATTATTTTGTATTTAACATTCCTTCAATGTAATCCAAACTTCTGATTAACATATAATCTGGTTTGATGGCATCGTTT includes these proteins:
- the nadB gene encoding L-aspartate oxidase, which codes for MTRIKSDFLIIGSGVSGLFTALKLAPLGSVVVVTKKADYESNTNYAQGGIASVFDDKDKFEEHIKDTLESGAGLCDLEAVRVLVEEGPTRVRELLDLGVPFTRNQTGELDLAREGGHSKNRIIHSLDRTGSAVEQSLLDHVHANKNIQILENHACVDLITKHHLKDKDNLPLRCYGAYIVDTETGEVFPVLAKKTILATGGAGQVYLHTTNPNIATGDGVASAYRAGAIVKNMEFYQFHPTSLFHEQGNSFLISEAVRGHGGILREIGGRPFMKDYHDMGELAPRDIVARAIDDTMKKRGEPHVLLDITHRPANDIINHFPSIYERCKKLGIDITTDPIPVVPAAHYMCGGVATDLLGRTNIADLYACGETTCTGVHGGNRLASNSLLECLVFSHRIAGDIRDQGKLSYSAETDLIPDWNKEGTTNTEEWVLISHDLVEIRTIMSNYVGIVRSDMRLERALRRLKLISEEVKDYYNRTTVSLGLLELRNLVKVAELIVRSALLRKESRGLHYSTDYPEDRTPSRQDTILSHKL